A single region of the Rhinoraja longicauda isolate Sanriku21f chromosome 12, sRhiLon1.1, whole genome shotgun sequence genome encodes:
- the LOC144598631 gene encoding putative G-protein coupled receptor 139 produces the protein MGDLVFLLVQDVFYHSLAVVGVTANLITIVILCRGSCGLAGCTVRYLVSMAGADLLVIIFCVVLNHLGSLYFPYSMLLHYRVCALKSIVNAASVDSTVWLTVAFTVDRFVAICCPRLKLRYCTEETATRVITTLCAVSYLRNIPRFFTYEPAPSPGPFPVCRLRNVCSKSLWAVYMWSGTVLTPLIPYVAILLLNALTVHHILVASRARKGFRGTGGGRQQVDPEMENRRRSMVLLFAISGSFVGLWIPRVVDFVYQEILLDVTPNLKVSQVGAMLMYLNSCSNTCIYALTQAKFRAQVKEIIILPVRRLLTSVSDTVSKRGLRPRH, from the exons ATGGGAGACCTGGTGTTCCTGTTGGTCCAAGACGTGTTCTACCATTCGCTGGCTGTTGTCGGGGTGACCG CGAATCTCATCACCATCGTGATCCTGTGCCGAGGGAGCTGCGGCCTCGCCGGCTGCACGGTCCGGTACCTGGTGTCCATGGCCGGGGCGGACCTGCTGGTCATCATCTTCTGTGTGGTCCTCAACCACCTCGGCTCGCTCTACTTCCCCTACTCCATGCTCCTGCACTACCGCGTCTGCGCCCTCAAAAGCATCGTGAACGCGGCGTCCGTGGACTCCACCGTCTGGCTCACCGTGGCTTTCACCGTCGACCGCTTCGTTGCCATTTGCTGCCCGCGACTCAAGCTCCGTTACTGCACTGAAGAAACGGCGACCCGGGTGATCACCACCTTGTGCGCTGTCAGCTACCTGCGAAATATCCCGCGATTTTTCACCTACGAACCCGCACCTAGCCCCGGCCCATTCCCGGTCTGTCGGCTTCGAAACGTGTGTTCAAAGTCCCTTTGGGCCGTGTACATGTGGTCGGGAACGGTGCTAACCCCTCTCATCCCCTACGTGGCTATCCTGCTGCTCAATGCTCTGACCGTCCATCACATCTTGGTGGCGAGCAGGGCTCGCAAGGGGTTCCGCGGAACCGGAGGCGGCCGCCAACAGGTGGATCCCgagatggagaacaggaggaggtcCATGGTTCTCCTCTTCGCCATCTCGGGCAGCTTCGTGGGCCTGTGGATCCCCAGAGTGGTGGACTTTGTGTACCAGGAGATCCTTCTGGACGTGACGCCCAACCTCAAAGTCAGCCAGGTGGGCGCCATGCTGATGTATCTCAACTCTTGCAGCAACACCTGTATCTACGCCCTGACCCAGGCCAAGTTCAGAGCGCAGGTGAAAGAGATCATCATCCTTCCCGTCCGCCGGTTACTGACGTCCGTCTCCGACACAGTGTCCAAGCGTGGACTCCGCCCGCGACACTGA
- the LOC144598632 gene encoding putative G-protein coupled receptor 139: MGDLVFLLVQDVFYHSLAVVGVTANLITIVILCRGSCGLAGCTVRYLVSMAGADLLVIIFCVVLNHLGSLYFPYSMLLHYRVCALKSIVNAASVDSTVWLTVAFTVDRFVAICCPRLKLRYCTEETATRVITTLCAVSYLRNIPRFFTYEPAPSPGPFPVCRLRNVCSKSLWAVYMWSGTVLTPLIPYVAILLLNALTVHHILVASRARKGFRGTGGGRQQVDPEMENRRRSMVLLFAISGSFVGLWIPRVVDFVYQEILLDVTPNLKVSQVGAMLMYLNSCSNTCIYALTQAKFRAQVKEIIILPVRRLLTSVSDTVSKRGLRPRH; this comes from the exons ATGGGAGACCTGGTGTTCCTGTTGGTCCAAGACGTGTTCTACCATTCGCTGGCTGTTGTCGGGGTGACCG CGAATCTCATCACCATCGTGATCCTGTGCCGAGGGAGCTGCGGCCTCGCCGGCTGCACGGTCCGGTACCTGGTGTCCATGGCCGGGGCGGACCTGCTGGTCATCATCTTCTGTGTGGTCCTCAACCACCTGGGCTCGCTCTACTTCCCCTACTCCATGCTCCTGCACTACCGCGTCTGCGCCCTCAAAAGCATCGTGAACGCGGCGTCCGTGGACTCCACCGTCTGGCTCACCGTGGCTTTCACCGTCGACCGCTTCGTTGCCATTTGCTGCCCGCGACTCAAGCTCCGTTACTGCACTGAAGAAACGGCGACCCGGGTGATCACCACCTTGTGCGCTGTCAGCTACCTGCGAAATATCCCGCGATTTTTCACCTACGAACCCGCACCTAGCCCCGGCCCATTCCCGGTCTGTCGGCTTCGAAACGTGTGTTCAAAGTCCCTTTGGGCCGTGTACATGTGGTCGGGAACGGTGCTAACCCCTCTCATCCCCTACGTGGCTATCCTGCTGCTCAATGCTCTGACCGTCCATCACATCTTGGTGGCGAGCAGGGCTCGCAAGGGGTTCCGCGGAACCGGAGGCGGCCGCCAACAGGTGGATCCCgagatggagaacaggaggaggtcCATGGTTCTCCTCTTCGCCATCTCGGGCAGCTTCGTGGGCCTGTGGATCCCCAGAGTGGTGGACTTTGTGTACCAGGAGATCCTTCTGGACGTGACGCCCAACCTCAAAGTCAGCCAGGTGGGCGCCATGCTGATGTATCTCAACTCTTGCAGCAACACCTGTATCTACGCCCTGACCCAGGCCAAGTTCAGAGCGCAGGTGAAAGAGATCATCATCCTTCCCGTCCGCCGGTTACTGACGTCCGTCTCCGACACAGTGTCCAAGCGTGGACTCCGCCCGCGACACTGA